The Artemia franciscana chromosome 2, ASM3288406v1, whole genome shotgun sequence genome segment TCATAAGGGGTGTCTGAGCCAGTGTATTGGTTTTGAGTATTGATCGCCTCTCTGTGAAACCCCACCGAATTTTCGTAATTTGGGGATTGAATCTCCTTTATTTTATGATGATTTGATGCTTTTCGATCCTGGAATCCATTGAGAAAATCCATCATTCGGTTAAATACTGGTTTCTTcggttttttatagaaagaaacAGACTTGACAGGCTTTCTGTGTCGAATATAAATAGGAAGCTGCTGTGGATACGGTTTATATCCACTATTTTGGTATCCATCGGGGTCTACAATTGGATCATGGTAGTGAGGGATATTTTTCCTCTTCGGTGTATTCGGCATCTCTTCCTTAGTTCCAAAATTTTGGTAATATTCATAATTATAAACATTTGGTTTTTCAAGCAGCATTTTTTGTGGGTTGTCAAATAATAATGACGCACCAACTGGGCTGGATTTTAATGCATCAGATGGCACAAAATAGTACCCTTTTAATTCTTCTCTAAGTTCCCCATATTCATCAGGAATATATTGGGAGATCATTGAGTTATTATATAACACATTTTGAGGCAAAGAAGGGTTTTCAGTTATTTGTGCATAGACGGTGCTACTATCTTGTGGTGGTTCtaaatttgaagtttcaaaCCTATGGTTTTTCAGATTGTCTATTTTAACATACCATGTTGCAGTCTCTATTTCACCTTCAGAAGGATTACTGGGCGCGTCAGTTCGTGAAACCAAAGCCCCTTTTGGTGCAGAACTTTGGAAATTTATGGTTTCACTTGAATCCGATCCAGATTGAAATGTATCGTCGGCATCCGAGTTTGATATCCAGTGTTCTGAAAAAGTCAGCAGGGAGCTAGGAATCCAGTTCCCCTTTTCTACAAATTTTGGAGGGGAGAACGATCGCCCATTGAATTCCAAAATTCCATTTACTGACCGTTCTTGTACCAATACAACTAGGAAAAGTAGAGCTTTACAGGGCCATATGGCTAAGGCCCCAATCATTTCACCacaaaacctacaaaaaaagaagctttattaaaattaatcaatGATTTACTTAAATATAGCCACCAACAGATCTGAATTTACAGGAAAGAGTTGAAAACATAAAAGTGCAGTTTTAGGCAATAATCTGAATTCGAATATTACTTGAAAGAGGATGCCAGTTCTCTAGGGGTCTTAATCCAACCTTAAACATCATGAAAGACATGAATAATCAGCTGGAtatcaacaaaaaatcaaaagataggAAGAATACAATATGTCAACACTAATAAGTGGATGATTTTcccatatgtttttttttctagttattttttttgtttagttttatctTATTTCATAGTTATAACACTGTTTCGTTCTATTAACGTTCTAGAAACTGGACAAAAGGAGTTGTATGCTCAAAtccgattttattttatttctaaaagcatttttaaaatgtcttaaatctctgtttttttattgatttttatcttcTTA includes the following:
- the LOC136043966 gene encoding uncharacterized protein LOC136043966; amino-acid sequence: MIGALAIWPCKALLFLVVLVQERSVNGILEFNGRSFSPPKFVEKGNWIPSSLLTFSEHWISNSDADDTFQSGSDSSETINFQSSAPKGALVSRTDAPSNPSEGEIETATWYVKIDNLKNHRFETSNLEPPQDSSTVYAQITENPSLPQNVLYNNSMISQYIPDEYGELREELKGYYFVPSDALKSSPVGASLLFDNPQKMLLEKPNVYNYEYYQNFGTKEEMPNTPKRKNIPHYHDPIVDPDGYQNSGYKPYPQQLPIYIRHRKPVKSVSFYKKPKKPVFNRMMDFLNGFQDRKASNHHKIKEIQSPNYENSVGFHREAINTQNQYTGSDTPYEQYGTRQPNIPTQLKDKQSTLQSYFDQSSSSVGQIRYRDPTKQVKNTQKPSSLVDRMVESVHTYFQRGYAAKKRKPYENQKIADGSISTAPIGGLGLAAAIASVIWYGISKGTTPVVTARTEGRLADTDLLFRNIDNLENILDDEKFIEKYSNNSSTFADMVKELVVYLAKKEQKK